The Mycobacterium paragordonae genome includes a region encoding these proteins:
- a CDS encoding patatin-like protein, translated as MPFETPSPVTELTQELRLATTMTGGVSLAIWMAGVAREINLLAQASQWRREGGPFPADSRLSKESAASLRLYASLIDLLDVIVDVDILSGTSAGGINAALLASSRVSGSDLGGLRELWLDLGALTDLLRDPRDKYTPSLLYGDERMFAALATQIPKLAPGPFPPAEFPGGARIPSTTLYVTTTLLTGEASRFTDSFGTLVQDVDRRGLFTFTESDLARPGTVGALALAARSSASFPIAFEPSYLPFNKGTPAKGKVPARPPMAPFTNITRPHWAADGGLLDNRPIDVLLKRIFDRPARRPVRRVLLFVVPSAGPAPDLVAEAAPDDVNEPLGLIDGLLKDLAAITTQSIAADLRAIRAHQDRMEARTDTKLRLAELAAALPHSSRLLTPRLMADYAAREATRLAQTLTDALLRQLGTWPPASSDLAESIPKNWEPELAVGGDSDRACRQRITTAIVSRWTLPNDQTLPRGPADLARYGQPAHDLAKSCAIAVVLAAYQLARSDDDVAALAELTKGIHAAWPPPAPVELGTLVREVCTDATVRQGSLTDAAALIAAEYLHRITVPAVGWSNLGQVLFDNFGTLNMLAANGSAASDAAAPLRTYLRYLDLAEDGDTAALALFDLAAAQRAMLPAEADIEQSVELVQVSADSRSLLAPDWQTAQRKLTGMQFHHFGAFYKRSWRANDWMWGRLDGAGWLVHALLDPRRVRWMVGHRAGDDAQRAALRGGAAPSDRAGDDAQRAALRGGAAPSDRAGDDAQRAGGAQWFLERLKELGAPAFPKTGYRLPTVGEESERLTEDMLLAELAFLDDPSADLPPSLPRTSLWLAQAWQQRVLDEELDELAATVIDTEPGERPDWSPATSRKWAQQVLAAAPGPAKYALLNEDPVAAETFATDKGSPLMAHTVAKAAATASGAAGSVRQLPAVVKPPLATLRTVALGGYRVVSLTRGVAKWTLMAGAALLVLGTAAAIASDGTFGALGLAAAGIGAYLLVLGTWQFSTRLLFALLSTTLVGAVLSLATPTVRHRLFGDATHPGWVGTHAYWLGAQWWHPLAVVGALALSVTLAAVAKPSKPSSRRRRAR; from the coding sequence ATGCCATTCGAGACACCATCACCGGTCACCGAACTGACGCAGGAACTGCGCCTTGCCACCACCATGACCGGAGGGGTCAGCCTGGCCATCTGGATGGCCGGGGTAGCCCGCGAGATCAACCTGCTCGCGCAGGCGTCGCAGTGGCGCCGGGAGGGCGGCCCGTTTCCCGCCGACAGCCGGCTCAGCAAGGAGTCGGCCGCGTCGCTGCGGCTCTACGCGAGCCTCATCGATCTGCTCGACGTGATCGTCGACGTCGACATCCTGTCCGGGACGAGCGCGGGAGGCATCAACGCGGCGCTGCTGGCGTCGTCGCGGGTGTCGGGATCGGACCTGGGCGGGCTGCGTGAGCTCTGGCTCGACCTCGGAGCCCTGACCGACCTGTTGCGCGACCCGCGCGACAAATACACTCCGTCGCTGTTGTACGGCGACGAGCGCATGTTCGCCGCACTGGCCACACAGATCCCCAAGCTGGCGCCGGGACCTTTTCCGCCGGCAGAGTTTCCCGGCGGCGCGCGTATCCCGTCCACCACGCTGTACGTCACCACCACGCTGCTGACCGGTGAGGCAAGCCGGTTCACCGACTCGTTCGGAACCCTTGTCCAGGACGTCGACCGGCGCGGCCTGTTCACCTTCACCGAAAGTGACCTGGCCCGGCCCGGCACCGTGGGGGCCCTGGCGCTGGCCGCGCGCAGCTCCGCGTCGTTCCCCATCGCGTTCGAACCGTCGTACCTGCCCTTCAACAAGGGCACCCCAGCCAAGGGGAAGGTGCCGGCGCGGCCGCCGATGGCGCCGTTCACCAACATCACGCGGCCGCACTGGGCCGCGGACGGGGGCCTGCTCGACAACCGGCCGATCGACGTGCTGCTCAAGCGCATCTTCGATCGGCCGGCCCGCCGTCCGGTGCGCCGGGTCCTGCTGTTCGTGGTGCCGTCGGCGGGCCCGGCGCCAGATTTGGTGGCCGAGGCGGCACCGGATGACGTCAACGAACCGCTGGGACTCATCGATGGGCTGCTGAAGGATTTGGCCGCCATCACCACGCAGTCGATCGCGGCCGACCTGCGTGCCATTCGGGCTCATCAGGACCGGATGGAAGCCCGCACGGACACCAAGCTGCGGCTGGCCGAGCTGGCGGCGGCGCTGCCGCACAGCTCGCGATTGCTCACCCCTCGCCTGATGGCCGACTACGCGGCCCGGGAAGCTACCCGGCTCGCGCAGACGCTGACGGATGCGTTGCTGCGCCAGCTGGGTACCTGGCCTCCCGCATCGAGTGATCTCGCCGAGAGCATTCCGAAGAACTGGGAACCCGAGCTCGCCGTCGGCGGTGACTCCGATCGGGCCTGCCGGCAGCGGATCACTACGGCGATCGTGAGTCGCTGGACGCTGCCGAATGACCAGACACTGCCGCGCGGGCCTGCGGACCTGGCCCGGTACGGCCAACCGGCCCACGACCTCGCGAAGTCGTGTGCGATCGCGGTGGTACTCGCCGCCTATCAGCTGGCGCGGTCCGATGACGACGTCGCGGCCCTGGCCGAACTCACCAAGGGGATTCATGCGGCGTGGCCGCCCCCGGCGCCGGTTGAGCTCGGGACTTTGGTGCGCGAGGTGTGCACCGATGCGACGGTCCGGCAGGGATCCTTGACGGACGCCGCGGCCCTGATCGCCGCGGAATATCTGCATCGGATCACGGTGCCGGCCGTCGGCTGGAGCAACCTCGGCCAAGTGCTGTTCGACAACTTCGGCACGCTGAACATGTTGGCGGCCAACGGTTCAGCCGCCAGCGACGCGGCGGCCCCGCTGCGCACCTACCTGAGGTATCTGGACCTGGCGGAGGACGGGGACACCGCGGCATTGGCGTTGTTCGACCTCGCTGCGGCGCAGCGCGCGATGCTTCCCGCCGAGGCGGACATCGAACAGTCCGTGGAGCTCGTCCAGGTGAGCGCGGACTCGCGCAGCCTGCTCGCCCCGGACTGGCAGACCGCGCAGCGCAAGCTGACCGGTATGCAGTTCCACCACTTCGGCGCGTTCTACAAGCGGTCGTGGCGGGCCAATGACTGGATGTGGGGTCGGCTCGACGGCGCCGGCTGGCTGGTTCATGCGCTGCTGGACCCGCGGCGGGTGCGGTGGATGGTGGGGCACCGCGCCGGCGACGATGCGCAACGCGCAGCGTTGCGAGGAGGAGCGGCGCCATCAGACCGCGCCGGCGACGATGCGCAACGCGCAGCGTTGCGAGGAGGAGCGGCGCCATCAGACCGCGCCGGCGACGATGCGCAACGCGCCGGCGGCGCGCAATGGTTCCTCGAGCGACTCAAAGAGCTTGGTGCACCGGCCTTTCCGAAAACCGGCTATCGGCTGCCGACGGTCGGCGAGGAATCGGAGCGGCTGACCGAGGACATGTTGCTCGCCGAACTGGCCTTTCTCGACGACCCGTCTGCGGACCTACCGCCCAGCCTGCCCCGGACGTCGCTGTGGTTGGCACAAGCGTGGCAGCAACGAGTTCTCGACGAGGAACTCGATGAACTGGCCGCCACCGTGATCGACACCGAACCGGGCGAACGGCCCGACTGGAGCCCGGCCACCTCGCGCAAGTGGGCGCAGCAGGTACTGGCCGCCGCCCCCGGGCCGGCGAAATATGCTCTGCTGAATGAGGATCCGGTGGCGGCCGAGACCTTCGCCACCGACAAGGGTTCGCCCCTGATGGCGCACACGGTGGCCAAAGCGGCCGCGACGGCATCCGGGGCGGCGGGCTCGGTCCGGCAGCTGCCCGCAGTGGTCAAGCCGCCGTTGGCCACCCTGCGGACGGTGGCCCTCGGCGGGTACCGCGTGGTGTCGCTGACCCGCGGGGTGGCCAAGTGGACGTTGATGGCCGGCGCAGCGCTACTCGTGCTGGGCACGGCGGCGGCGATCGCATCCGACGGTACGTTCGGCGCGCTGGGCCTTGCCGCGGCCGGCATCGGCGCCTACCTCCTGGTCCTGGGAACCTGGCAGTTCTCCACCCGGCTGCTGTTCGCGCTGTTGTCGACAACGCTTGTGGGCGCGGTACTTTCGCTGGCCACGCCGACGGTACGCCACCGGCTTTTCGGCGACGCGACGCATCCCGGCTGGGTGGGCACCCACGCCTATTGGCTGGGCGCGCAGTGGTGGCACCCCCTGGCCGTCGTCGGCGCACTGGCACTCAGCGTCACCCTGGCGGCCGTCGCCAAGCCCTCAAAACCCTCGTCGCGCCGCCGCCGGGCCCGGTAG
- a CDS encoding GAP family protein yields MRRLLPVTGNWGSLLATLIPLALVIAVSPLTIIPAVLVLHSPRPRPTSLAFLGGWMLGLTALTALFVAGSGLFAGLHKSPPAWASWLRVVMGSALILFGIYRWLTRHGHGEAPRWMRAFDTITPKRAGITALVLTVVRLEVSILCLAGGLAIGTSGLGIGGKWLFAAVFIVLSGSTVAIPILGYAAAGDRLDEPLNRLKEWMQKNHAAMLAAVLVLIGLMVLYNGISALK; encoded by the coding sequence ATGCGAAGATTGCTGCCCGTGACAGGAAATTGGGGCTCACTGCTTGCCACCCTCATTCCGCTGGCTCTGGTCATCGCCGTTTCTCCGCTGACGATCATCCCGGCGGTGCTGGTCTTGCATTCGCCGCGGCCACGGCCGACGAGCCTGGCGTTTCTCGGTGGTTGGATGCTGGGGCTGACCGCGCTCACGGCGCTCTTCGTGGCCGGATCCGGCTTGTTCGCCGGCCTGCACAAGTCGCCACCGGCGTGGGCGTCCTGGCTGCGCGTCGTGATGGGTTCGGCACTGATTTTGTTCGGCATCTATCGGTGGCTGACTCGCCACGGTCACGGCGAGGCGCCGCGGTGGATGCGGGCGTTCGACACCATCACTCCGAAGCGGGCCGGCATTACGGCGTTGGTGCTCACGGTGGTCCGGCTCGAGGTGTCGATCCTCTGCCTGGCGGGCGGGCTGGCCATCGGCACCAGCGGGCTGGGGATCGGCGGCAAATGGCTCTTCGCCGCGGTGTTCATCGTGCTGTCCGGGTCGACGGTGGCGATACCCATCCTGGGATATGCCGCCGCTGGCGACCGTCTCGATGAGCCGTTGAACCGTCTCAAGGAATGGATGCAGAAGAACCACGCCGCGATGCTCGCCGCGGTCCTGGTGCTGATCGGCTTGATGGTGCTCTACAACGGAATCAGCGCCCTGAAGTGA
- a CDS encoding TDT family transporter, which yields MANPSPDDAPSLPKESHPRVEVLGNIGPNWFASVMGTGIVAIAGATLPVHVPGLRGFTSGVWVLAAALLAVLIVLVGGHWLRNPTVARTHARNPQMAHFYGAAPMALMTVGAGAVLVGGDLIGRRVAVDLDWVLWTAGTAGGLFTAVSIPFLMFTQLHVEPDAAFGGWLMPVVPPMVSAATGALLLPHMPPGTGRETMLYGCYAMFGLSLIASLNIIAMIWSRLVLYGTSGSARVPTLWIVLGPLGQSITAAGLLATAAATGAVDHQLAAAMHDFAVIFGVPVWGFAVLWISLATALTVRTLRRGMPFALTWWSLTFPVGTFVTGTSQLAAHTHLPAFKVAAAVAYLGLLLTWILVTVRTARGSLRGNLLTLPPSSAPVKAHKEDPIVRTRPV from the coding sequence ATGGCCAACCCCAGCCCCGACGACGCGCCATCGCTACCCAAAGAATCGCACCCACGCGTCGAGGTTCTGGGCAATATCGGGCCCAACTGGTTCGCCTCGGTGATGGGCACCGGGATCGTGGCCATCGCCGGGGCCACACTGCCGGTACACGTGCCCGGTCTGCGAGGGTTCACCAGCGGTGTCTGGGTGCTCGCCGCGGCCCTGCTGGCGGTGCTGATCGTCCTGGTCGGCGGCCACTGGCTGCGCAACCCGACGGTGGCCCGCACCCATGCCCGCAATCCGCAGATGGCCCACTTCTACGGTGCCGCACCGATGGCGTTGATGACCGTCGGCGCCGGCGCGGTGCTGGTGGGCGGGGACCTGATCGGCCGGCGGGTTGCCGTCGACCTGGACTGGGTGCTGTGGACGGCGGGCACGGCCGGTGGGTTGTTCACCGCCGTCAGCATCCCGTTCCTGATGTTCACCCAACTGCACGTCGAACCCGACGCCGCGTTCGGCGGCTGGCTGATGCCGGTGGTGCCGCCGATGGTGTCGGCCGCTACGGGCGCGCTGCTACTGCCACACATGCCGCCGGGAACCGGCCGCGAAACCATGCTCTACGGGTGTTACGCGATGTTCGGCCTGTCCCTGATCGCCTCGTTGAACATCATCGCGATGATCTGGAGCAGGCTGGTGCTGTACGGCACCTCCGGCTCGGCGCGGGTGCCGACGCTGTGGATCGTGCTGGGTCCGCTCGGCCAATCCATCACGGCCGCAGGGCTTCTGGCGACGGCGGCCGCAACCGGTGCGGTCGATCACCAACTCGCGGCGGCGATGCACGACTTCGCCGTCATCTTCGGGGTGCCGGTGTGGGGGTTCGCGGTGCTATGGATATCGCTGGCCACCGCGCTGACGGTGCGTACGTTGCGGCGCGGGATGCCCTTCGCGCTGACGTGGTGGAGCCTCACCTTTCCGGTGGGCACCTTTGTCACCGGCACCTCTCAACTGGCCGCGCACACTCACCTTCCGGCGTTCAAGGTCGCGGCCGCCGTCGCCTACCTGGGTCTGCTGCTGACCTGGATCCTGGTCACCGTCCGCACCGCGCGCGGCAGCCTGCGGGGCAACCTGCTCACGCTGCCGCCGAGCTCGGCCCCGGTCAAAGCCCATAAGGAGGACCCGATCGTGCGCACGCGCCCCGTTTGA
- a CDS encoding DUF2510 domain-containing protein, with translation MPTAPPAGWYVDPDGSPGQRYWDGERWTTHRRPKGTKQPTGLRRRWDVLPAPLRVALPVVLVVALAGIGWTLWSDPPRDDWAGLPGRLNCRLQEGPKPPDSITVSGVEVKHPRSSVLQLTIHFAKPLPPSPTGTQSTKFVGYVLTYSVANNGRKFAELGPEQDTDDLAITSTLAAEGTDARMRPDRDTNARRVAPDTVQILLDLTRLGIDNQPVQPDLTLDAQFNTPSVTTVRFAAQACRG, from the coding sequence GTGCCGACTGCACCGCCGGCAGGCTGGTACGTCGATCCCGACGGTTCGCCGGGTCAGCGCTACTGGGACGGTGAGCGCTGGACGACGCACCGGCGGCCCAAGGGGACTAAGCAGCCGACCGGGCTGCGTCGGCGGTGGGACGTCCTGCCGGCACCGCTTCGGGTAGCACTGCCGGTCGTTCTGGTGGTGGCCCTGGCCGGCATCGGTTGGACCCTGTGGTCCGACCCGCCGCGCGATGACTGGGCCGGCCTGCCGGGCCGGCTGAACTGCCGGCTACAGGAAGGGCCGAAGCCGCCCGACAGCATCACCGTGTCCGGCGTCGAGGTGAAGCACCCCCGCAGCAGCGTGCTGCAGCTGACGATTCACTTCGCCAAGCCGCTGCCGCCGTCGCCCACGGGAACGCAATCGACCAAGTTCGTCGGCTACGTCCTGACCTACAGCGTGGCCAATAACGGCCGCAAGTTCGCCGAACTGGGTCCCGAGCAGGACACCGACGACCTGGCCATCACCAGCACCCTGGCTGCCGAGGGGACCGACGCGCGGATGCGGCCCGACCGGGACACCAATGCCCGCCGGGTGGCGCCGGACACCGTCCAGATCCTGCTGGACCTCACCCGCCTGGGCATCGACAACCAACCGGTGCAACCCGACTTGACGCTTGACGCGCAGTTCAACACGCCGTCGGTCACAACGGTGCGGTTCGCGGCGCAGGCGTGCCGCGGCTGA
- a CDS encoding LppP/LprE family lipoprotein, with amino-acid sequence MVAGEVDPDWPPPAYDPTDDLDTSAPGRGRIGWVVAALVMLVCLGAVAVFAFGGDDRGPRAARSAPSSSTTAAPTTSVAGNPAACGPDEAAALTAALGQVAPDRKTGKQWDRNASASNYNACADLSAIVVTVQDGTSSSPDLALLFHRGGYVGTATPRAYPFTELEGPASTNDTVVLTYRTQQSCSTCTDGILTTVGFQWKGDKVQMLDWPPESLDSPP; translated from the coding sequence ATGGTTGCTGGGGAGGTCGACCCGGACTGGCCGCCCCCGGCGTATGACCCCACCGACGACCTGGATACCAGCGCACCCGGCCGGGGACGCATCGGCTGGGTGGTCGCCGCGTTAGTCATGCTGGTCTGCCTGGGCGCGGTGGCGGTGTTCGCTTTCGGCGGCGACGATCGAGGCCCACGCGCGGCCAGATCGGCGCCATCCTCCTCGACCACGGCGGCGCCGACGACCTCCGTCGCGGGCAACCCCGCCGCCTGTGGGCCGGACGAAGCCGCGGCCCTGACCGCGGCGCTGGGCCAGGTTGCTCCGGACCGCAAGACCGGCAAGCAATGGGACCGCAACGCCTCGGCCAGCAACTACAACGCGTGCGCGGACCTGTCCGCGATCGTGGTGACGGTGCAGGACGGCACCAGCAGTTCGCCCGACCTGGCGCTGCTGTTTCACCGCGGCGGGTATGTCGGGACCGCCACCCCCAGGGCTTACCCCTTCACCGAGCTGGAGGGCCCGGCGTCCACCAACGACACCGTCGTCCTCACCTATCGGACTCAGCAGAGCTGCTCCACCTGCACCGACGGGATCCTGACCACCGTCGGGTTCCAGTGGAAGGGCGACAAGGTGCAGATGCTCGACTGGCCGCCGGAATCGCTGGATTCGCCGCCTTAG
- a CDS encoding LCP family protein, producing MGRSGGAHRLQKNQRARGNHSQLRRRLSRGFMTLVSAVALGMTGAGYYVAHGALGGITISQALTAEDPRSTGNTMNILLIGLDSRKDQEGNDLPWSILKYLHAGDSDQGGYNTNTLILVHVSADGKVVAFSIPRDDWVPFNGVPGYNHIKIKEAYGLTKQYVANQLANQGASSQHELETRGREAGRAATLRAVRSLTGVPIDYFAEVNLAGFFDLAQTLGGVEVCLNHPVYDSYSGADFPAGRQRLDASQALSFVRQRHGLENGDLDRTHRQQAFLSSVMHELQDTGTFTNFDRLNSLMAVARKDVVLSAGWDEALFRRMGDLAGGNVEFRTLPVVRYDNIDGQDVNIIDPAAIKAEIAAALGTDSPTTAPSTTSAKPNPSTIVDVVNAGSISGLATQVSNALKKRGYTAGQVRDRQSGDPSTTTIQYGAGAETDAQSMATLLGVDAPKQADALIAPGHIRVTVDTNFSMPAADELSDTTSTTSTTTTTTTTTKPSSSGYYYNGTYTNYPTPDRGKPIDGGGVPCVN from the coding sequence GTGGGGCGTTCCGGCGGCGCACACCGCCTACAGAAGAATCAACGTGCGCGCGGGAACCATTCGCAGCTTCGCCGACGGCTGTCGCGGGGCTTCATGACGCTGGTGTCGGCGGTGGCGCTGGGCATGACCGGCGCGGGCTATTACGTGGCGCACGGCGCGCTCGGCGGCATCACCATTTCGCAGGCTCTGACCGCCGAAGACCCCCGGTCCACCGGTAACACGATGAACATCCTGCTGATCGGGCTGGACTCCCGCAAGGACCAGGAGGGCAACGACCTGCCCTGGTCGATCTTGAAGTACCTGCACGCCGGCGACTCCGATCAGGGTGGCTACAACACCAACACCCTCATACTCGTGCACGTCAGCGCCGACGGGAAGGTCGTCGCGTTCTCCATTCCACGCGACGACTGGGTGCCCTTCAACGGGGTTCCCGGCTACAACCACATCAAGATCAAGGAGGCGTACGGGCTCACCAAGCAGTACGTCGCCAACCAACTCGCCAACCAGGGCGCGAGCTCACAGCACGAACTCGAGACGCGGGGACGCGAAGCCGGGCGAGCCGCCACACTGCGCGCAGTACGCAGCCTCACCGGAGTTCCCATCGACTATTTCGCCGAGGTCAACCTGGCCGGTTTCTTCGACCTGGCCCAGACGCTGGGCGGCGTCGAGGTGTGTTTGAACCATCCGGTCTACGACTCGTATTCCGGAGCCGACTTCCCGGCCGGCCGGCAGCGCCTCGACGCGTCGCAGGCGCTGTCCTTCGTGCGACAGCGGCACGGCCTGGAGAACGGCGACCTGGACCGGACCCACCGTCAGCAGGCCTTCCTGTCCTCGGTCATGCACGAACTGCAGGACACCGGCACCTTCACGAACTTCGACCGGCTCAACAGCCTGATGGCCGTCGCACGCAAGGACGTCGTGCTGTCCGCCGGCTGGGATGAGGCGCTGTTCCGCCGGATGGGCGACCTGGCGGGCGGGAACGTCGAGTTCCGGACGCTGCCCGTGGTGCGTTACGACAACATCGACGGCCAGGACGTCAACATCATCGACCCGGCTGCCATCAAGGCCGAGATCGCCGCGGCCCTCGGAACGGATTCGCCGACGACAGCACCGAGCACCACGAGCGCCAAGCCGAACCCGTCGACCATCGTTGACGTCGTCAACGCCGGGAGCATCAGCGGGCTGGCGACCCAGGTGTCCAACGCGCTGAAGAAGCGCGGCTACACCGCCGGGCAGGTCCGCGACCGGCAATCGGGCGACCCGTCGACGACCACGATCCAGTACGGCGCGGGCGCGGAAACCGATGCGCAGAGCATGGCCACCCTGCTCGGTGTCGACGCACCCAAGCAGGCCGACGCCTTGATCGCACCCGGGCACATCCGGGTCACCGTGGACACCAACTTCTCCATGCCGGCCGCCGACGAGTTGTCGGATACGACCAGCACGACGAGCACGACCACGACGACCACCACAACCACCAAGCCGAGCAGCAGCGGCTACTACTACAACGGCACCTACACCAATTACCCGACGCCCGATCGGGGAAAGCCGATCGACGGCGGCGGGGTGCCCTGCGTCAACTGA